The Streptomyces sp. Mut1 genome window below encodes:
- a CDS encoding lyase family protein, whose protein sequence is MTGAQAARPPEIILCSLGGTVQCTAAPDGAAVPDRDAGLLLVAPGTVPEGVRVCELPLAAVPSAALDLPDIVGALRAVERLVDAGAAGAVLTMGTDMLEEAAFAADLLWRRAEPLVVTAAMRAPEKPGADGPANLRAALLVAAHPAARHTGCLVVLNDEVHAAWQVRKTHSSSPAAFRSAHSGPLGTVTEGRVRITARPMDRPRLSLPEDARFPRVALLRAALGDDGALLDALDGAVAAGSPPGTAAGPLGRGFAGAVIEAAGGGSVPPAWCEGLARATRRMPVVYASRTGDGPTFQTTYGGSGSERDLIAMGLRSAGLLDGLKTRVLLRLLLAAGAGRQRIAEAFRAFDEPTHRTAVPRTGPAQPRTRPEAIRRETAMTGPTRTPAADPARPRLYGAQTELALANFPGSGRRLRDVPELVRAYGWTKAAAARANMDLGVLDAERGTAIVEAAREVADGRHDEDLPTALVQGGGGTSTNMNLNEVLAARATQLLRERGSELTVHPNDHVNRSQSTNDTYPTAMALALRELAEPTLRALDRLDQSLRSKAETYDRLERLGRTCLQDAVPLTVGQTHRAQAVAVRRSAEGLRRTADALAAVPLGATAVGSGAGAPDGFTDAAVRHLARFCGMSVTASEDFFDSMAHLDPYSALAAACARAATLLAKIAADLRLLSSGPAGGLGEVGLPVRQAGSSIMPGKVNPVIPELVMQLSYRIRGAAATVDLGVAAGELELNIMEPVILDALVTALRDLRDAADSFAEKCVDGLVWHEAALERNLRGSLLSAVEAAAAHGYERAGCGATEG, encoded by the coding sequence TTGACCGGAGCCCAGGCCGCCCGGCCACCGGAGATCATCCTGTGCAGCCTGGGCGGCACCGTCCAGTGCACCGCCGCGCCCGACGGCGCGGCGGTGCCCGACCGCGACGCGGGACTGCTGCTCGTCGCCCCCGGCACGGTGCCGGAGGGCGTGCGGGTGTGCGAACTCCCCCTCGCCGCCGTACCGTCCGCCGCGCTCGACCTGCCGGACATCGTCGGCGCGCTGCGTGCGGTGGAGCGTCTGGTCGACGCGGGGGCGGCCGGGGCGGTGCTCACCATGGGCACGGACATGCTTGAGGAGGCTGCCTTCGCGGCCGACCTGCTGTGGCGGCGCGCCGAGCCGCTGGTCGTGACCGCCGCGATGCGTGCTCCGGAGAAACCCGGCGCGGACGGCCCGGCCAACCTGCGCGCCGCCTTGCTGGTCGCCGCACACCCGGCTGCCCGCCACACGGGCTGCCTGGTGGTCCTCAATGACGAAGTGCACGCGGCCTGGCAGGTACGCAAGACCCACAGCAGCAGTCCGGCGGCCTTCCGGTCGGCACACTCGGGCCCGCTCGGTACCGTCACCGAGGGCCGGGTGCGCATCACGGCTCGGCCCATGGACCGCCCGCGGCTGAGCCTGCCGGAGGACGCCCGGTTCCCGCGGGTCGCGCTGCTACGGGCCGCGCTGGGCGACGACGGCGCGCTGCTGGACGCACTGGACGGAGCGGTCGCGGCAGGCTCACCCCCGGGCACCGCGGCCGGGCCGCTCGGGCGGGGCTTCGCCGGGGCGGTGATCGAGGCCGCGGGCGGTGGCTCCGTCCCGCCGGCGTGGTGCGAGGGGCTTGCCCGGGCAACGCGGCGGATGCCCGTCGTCTACGCCAGCCGTACCGGTGACGGTCCCACGTTCCAGACCACCTACGGCGGTTCGGGATCCGAACGTGACCTGATCGCCATGGGGCTGCGGTCCGCCGGCCTGCTGGACGGGCTGAAGACGCGTGTGCTGCTCCGGCTGCTGCTCGCGGCCGGAGCCGGGCGCCAGCGGATCGCGGAGGCCTTCCGCGCCTTCGACGAACCCACCCACCGCACGGCCGTGCCCCGCACCGGCCCCGCACAACCTCGTACCCGCCCAGAAGCGATCCGGAGAGAGACTGCCATGACCGGCCCCACTCGCACCCCCGCCGCCGACCCGGCCCGCCCGCGCCTCTACGGCGCGCAGACCGAGCTGGCGCTGGCCAACTTCCCCGGCTCCGGGCGCCGGCTCCGGGATGTTCCGGAGCTGGTACGCGCCTACGGCTGGACCAAGGCGGCCGCCGCCCGCGCGAACATGGATCTGGGGGTGCTCGACGCGGAGCGCGGCACGGCGATCGTCGAGGCCGCACGGGAGGTGGCGGACGGCCGCCACGACGAGGACCTGCCGACCGCGCTCGTCCAGGGCGGCGGCGGCACCTCGACCAACATGAACCTCAACGAGGTGCTGGCGGCCCGTGCCACCCAGCTGCTGCGGGAGCGCGGTAGTGAACTGACCGTGCACCCCAACGACCACGTCAACCGCTCCCAGTCCACCAACGACACCTATCCGACGGCGATGGCGCTGGCCCTGCGCGAACTGGCCGAGCCGACGCTGCGCGCCCTGGACCGGCTGGACCAAAGCCTTCGGTCCAAGGCCGAGACCTACGACCGGCTGGAGCGCCTGGGCCGCACCTGTCTCCAGGACGCGGTGCCGCTGACGGTCGGCCAGACCCACCGGGCCCAGGCGGTCGCGGTCCGCCGCAGCGCGGAGGGGCTGCGGCGGACCGCCGACGCCCTGGCCGCGGTGCCGCTGGGCGCGACGGCCGTCGGCTCCGGAGCGGGTGCACCGGACGGATTCACCGACGCCGCCGTACGCCATCTCGCCCGCTTCTGCGGGATGAGCGTCACAGCCTCCGAAGATTTCTTCGACTCGATGGCCCATCTGGACCCGTACTCCGCGCTGGCCGCCGCCTGCGCCCGGGCCGCCACCCTGCTGGCCAAGATCGCGGCCGACCTGCGGCTGCTCTCCTCCGGTCCGGCCGGAGGCCTGGGCGAGGTCGGTCTGCCGGTACGCCAGGCCGGGTCGTCGATCATGCCGGGCAAGGTGAATCCGGTCATCCCGGAGCTGGTCATGCAGCTGAGCTACCGGATCCGGGGCGCTGCGGCCACGGTGGATCTCGGTGTGGCGGCGGGGGAACTCGAGCTCAACATCATGGAGCCGGTCATCCTGGACGCCCTGGTGACGGCGCTGCGCGATCTGCGGGACGCGGCGGACTCGTTCGCGGAGAAGTGCGTCGACGGACTTGTCTGGCACGAGGCCGCCCTCGAACGCAATCTGCGCGGCTCGCTCCTCAGCGCGGTGGAGGCAGCCGCGGCCCACGGATACGAGCGGGCGGGATGCGGCGCGACCGAGGGGTGA